The Peribacillus simplex genome contains the following window.
GTGCCTTATAACGTTACCGCTGAGGAAGTTATGCAATATCACCCAGATGGTGTGATGCTTTCAAACGGTCCTGGAGATCCGAAAAGTGTTCATGAAACGCTTGAAATGATTCGTACAATCCAAACGGAAGTGCCGTTATTCGGAATCTGTTTAGGACATCAATTATTCGCACTTGCAAACGGGGCGGATACGGAAAAATTAAAATTCGGTCATCGAGGCTCTAACCATCCGGTTAAAGACCTTCGTACCGGGAAGATATCCATCACATCTCAAAATCATGGATACACAGTTGAAGAGCTTTCCATTAAAAAGACTGATCTTATTGTGACACATACAGCATTGAATGACGATACGATTGAAGGGCTGCGCCATAAAAAATACCCGGCTTTCACCGTACAATATCACCCGGAAGCATCACCAGGACCGGAAGACGCCAACTACTTATTCAATGAATTCTTACAAATGATTGAAGCTGCAAACACCAAGGGGGAAAAAACATGCCAAAACGCACTGATATAAAAAGCATCCTAGTAATTGGTTCCGGTCCGATCGTCATCGGACAGGCCGCCGAGTTCGATTATGCAGGAACCCAAGCATGTATAGCCTTAAAAGAAGAAGGTTATCGAGTGATCCTGATTAACTCTAACCCGGCTACAATCATGACAGACAGTGAAATGGCCGATGCGGTTTATATCGAACCGATCACATTGGAATTTGTCAGCAAAATCATTCGTAAAGAGCGTCCAGATGCACTATTACCTACCCTGGGCGGACAGACTGGATTGAACATGGCAGTCGAGCTTGCCGAAGCAGGAATCCTTGAAGAATGCAATGTGCAAATTCTTGGAACGAAACTTTCCGCTATCCAACAAGCCGAAGACCGTGACCTTTTCCGTACCCTAATGAACGATCTTGGGGAACCAGTACCTGACAGCGACATAATTCATAATTTGGAAGAGGCTTATACATTCGTGGAACGAGTCGGTTATCCGGTCATTGTTCGTCCGGCCTTCACGCTTGGCGGAACAGGCGGTGGGATTTGTGATAACGAAGAGCAACTGATCGAGATTGTTGAGGGTGGCCTGAAAAGCAGTCCGGTTCACCAATGTCTGCTTGAGAAGAGCATTGCCGGTTGCAAAGAAGTGGAATATGAAGTGATGCGTGATTCCAATGATAATGCAATTGTCGTTTGTAATATGGAAAACTTCGACCCTGTAGGTGTCCATACAGGCGATTCAATAGTTGCCGCACCAAGCCAAACATTAAGTGACAGAGAGTATCAAATGCTTAGAAATACGTCTTTAAAAATTATCCGTGCCTTGAAAATTGAAGGTGGGTGCAATGTTCAGCTTGCGCTTGATCCGAACAGCTATCAATATTATGTCATTGAAGTGAACCCTAGGGTCAGCCGTTCGTCAGCACTAGCTTCAAAAGCAACAGGATATCCAATTGCGAAGCTAGCAGCAAAGATAGCAGTCGGTTTAACGCTTGATGAAATGATGAACCCCGTCACAGGCAAAACCTATGCGAGCTTCGAACCGGCACTAGACTATGTAGTTACGAAGATTCCGCGTTGGCCTTTCGATAAGTTCGAGAGCGCAAATCGCAGGCTTGGGACACAAATGAAAGCGACCGGAGAAGTTATGGCAATCGGCCGTACATTCGAAGAATCCATCTTAAAAGCTGTACGTTCCCTTGAAGCAGGTATATACCATCTTGAATTGAATGACGAGTTTGAGGATGGAAAAATAGAGAAGCGGATCCGAAAAGCGGGAGATGAACGGTTATTCTATATCGGCGAAGCATTAAGAAGGGGGAAAACGATCGAAACCATTCACGAATGGAGCCAGATCGATTTATTCTTCTTGCACAAGTTGAAAAAGATAATCGACTTTGAGAAGGAGCTTCAAGAACATTCTTTTGATCGTGAAGTTCTGCAAAAGGCTAAAGAACTAGGGTTTTCTGATAAAACGATCGCAGAAATTTGGGAAGTTCCCGAAATTGACGTCTATGAGTACCGGAAACAACAAGGGATCATCCCTGTTTACAAAATGGTCGATACATGTGCTGCGGAATTCGAATCGGAAACACCGTATTTTTATGGGACATACGAAGATGAAAATGAATCCATCGTTACTGAAAAGAAAAGTGTCATTGTCCTGGGGTCTGGCCCAATTCGTATAGGACAAGGTGTAGAGTTTGATTATGCGACAGTACATTCAGTATGGGCCATCAAAGAAGCGGGGTATGAAGCGATCATCATCAACAACAATCCCGAAACAGTTTCGACGGATTTCAGTATCTCCGACAAACTTTACTTCGAACCATTGACTCTTGAAGATGTCATGCATGTCATCGATTTGGAAAAACCAGAAGGGGTCATTGTCCAGTTTGGTGGACAGACGGCGATTAACCTTGCAGATGGTCTTGTTGAAAGAGGAGTGAAGATCCTTGGTACTTCACTTGAAGACCTGGATAGGGCGGAAAACCGTAATAAGTTCGAAAAGGCCCTTAAGGATTTAGACATTCCGCAGCCGAAGGGTAAAACCGCAACATCGGTTGATGAAGCGATCGTCATTGCTGAAGACATTGGTTACCCGGTATTAGTAAGGCCTTCGTATGTACTCGGGGGAAGAGCGATGGAAATCGTCTATAAACAAGAGGAATTACTGCATTACATGAAAAATGCTGTGAAGATAAATCCAGATCATCCTGTCCTGATAGATCGCTACTTAACAGGTAAGGAAGTCGAAGTCGATGGAATTTCCGATGGAGAAACGGTCATAATCCCAGGAATAATGGAGCATATCGAACGTGCCGGCGTCCATTCCGGTGATTCGATTGCAGTCTATCCGCCTCAAAATCTAACGGAAAAACAAAAAGAGGTAATCATAGACTATACGACAAGATTGGCAAAAGGCTTGAATATAATTGGTCTCTTGAACATTCAATATGTCATCAGCAATGAAGAAGTGTATGTCATTGAAGTAAATCCACGTTCGAGCCGAACCGTTCCATTCTTAAGTAAAATTACGAATGTGCCGATGGCTAACTTAGCCACCAAGGTCATCCTGGGCCACTCACTTAAAAGCCAGGGGTATGAATCCGGATTAGTGCCAGAACAAACTGGGGTCTATGTAAAAGTTCCGGTCTTCTCTTTTGCAAAATTAAGAGGTGTGGACATTTCACTCGGACCTGAAATGAAATCGACTGGTGAAGTAATGGGAAAAGATAGCACACTTGAAAAGGCTTTATATAAAGGGCTGGTCGCTTCCGGCTTCAAGATTGAGGGGCATGGTTCGGTATTATTGACGATATCTGATAAAGATAAGCAAGAAGCGCTTCTTTTAGCAAAACGCTTCCATAATATCGGTTTCAAGCTGATAGCCACCAGCGGAACTGCTGCCTTATTGGAGCAATCCGGAATACCGACTGCGATTGTTGGTAAAATTGGCGAAGTAGGCACAAACCTCTTGGATGTTATCCGAAACGGGGAAGCACAATTCGTCATAAACACTTTGACCAAAGGGAAGCAGCCGGAACGCGATGGTTTTAGAATCCGACGTGAATCGGTTGAGAATGGAGTGACATGCCTTACATCCCTCGATACGGCAGAAGCCATTTTAAGAGTGATAGAATCCATGACCTTCTCGGCAGAGGCAATGGGAAAAACGGAAAAAAGTCGTGAGGTGAGCCATATATGATCAAGAAGGAAAGAATGAAGGTGTTAACTCATAAAGAACTGGCCCCATCCATCTTTGAACTTACTCTTCAAGGAGAACTGGTTTCAGAGATGAAACAACCAGGCCAGTTTGTCCAAGTCAAGACAACAGAAGGCACAGAGCCATTGTTAAGACGCCCGATTTCAATTTCTTCTTATAACAGCAGTGAAAAACAGTTCACGATGATATACCGGGCTGAAGGTAAAGGAACGACGCTGTTATCACAGCGTAAACAGGCAGAAGCGGTCGATATCTTAGGTCCTCTTGGCAACGGATTCCCTGTTCATGAAGCGAAAAAAGGCGAAACGGCATTATTGGTTGGTGGTGGGATTGGTGTCCCACCCCTGTATCAATTATCAAAGATGTTGGTTGCAAATGGTGTCAGGGTGATCCATGTATTGGGCTTCCAGACCAAGTCAGCCATCTTTTACGAGAAAGAGTTTAGTGAATTAGGTGATACCCATATTGCCACAGTGGATGGTTCATATGGGACAAAGGGATTTGTTACGACTGTGATTGACAACCTGGAACAGGAGTTTGCAACGATCTTTTCATGCGGGCCTACACCAATGCTAAAAGCATTGGAAGCGGGCTATCGTGAAAAAAAGCTTTACCTGTCCCTCGAGGAAAGGATGGGGTGCGGCATCGGTGCTTGCTTTGCCTGCGTATGTCATACAGGGGATGATCCAACTGGTTTCAGTTACAAAAAGGTATGCAGCGATGGACCCGTATTCCGGGCAGGAGAGGTGGTATTATGAGCAGGCTTTCAGTTGAGTTACCAGGATTACACTTGAAAAATCCAGTCATGCCAGCATCTGGATGCTTTGGGTTCGGCCGTGAATACAGTCAATTTTTTGACTTGGATATTCTTGGGGCGATCATGATTAAAGCGACCACTCCTGAGCCGAGGTTCGGTAACCCGACTCCGCGTGTTGCGGAAACCTCTTCGGGAATGCTGAACGCCATCGGTCTGCAGAATCCAGGTTTAGAAAAAGTCATCAGTGAAGAACTGGCTTGGTTAGGTGGATATGATGTCCCTATCATCGCTAACGTTGCGGGTTCACAAATAGCTGACTATGTAAAGGTTGCCAGTGACATAAGTAAGGTGGGGAATGTAAAGGCACTCGAATTGAATATCTCTTGTCCGAATGTTAAAGAAGGAGGCATAGCTTTCGGTACGGTACCGGAAGTTGCCA
Protein-coding sequences here:
- the carB gene encoding carbamoyl-phosphate synthase large subunit, giving the protein MPKRTDIKSILVIGSGPIVIGQAAEFDYAGTQACIALKEEGYRVILINSNPATIMTDSEMADAVYIEPITLEFVSKIIRKERPDALLPTLGGQTGLNMAVELAEAGILEECNVQILGTKLSAIQQAEDRDLFRTLMNDLGEPVPDSDIIHNLEEAYTFVERVGYPVIVRPAFTLGGTGGGICDNEEQLIEIVEGGLKSSPVHQCLLEKSIAGCKEVEYEVMRDSNDNAIVVCNMENFDPVGVHTGDSIVAAPSQTLSDREYQMLRNTSLKIIRALKIEGGCNVQLALDPNSYQYYVIEVNPRVSRSSALASKATGYPIAKLAAKIAVGLTLDEMMNPVTGKTYASFEPALDYVVTKIPRWPFDKFESANRRLGTQMKATGEVMAIGRTFEESILKAVRSLEAGIYHLELNDEFEDGKIEKRIRKAGDERLFYIGEALRRGKTIETIHEWSQIDLFFLHKLKKIIDFEKELQEHSFDREVLQKAKELGFSDKTIAEIWEVPEIDVYEYRKQQGIIPVYKMVDTCAAEFESETPYFYGTYEDENESIVTEKKSVIVLGSGPIRIGQGVEFDYATVHSVWAIKEAGYEAIIINNNPETVSTDFSISDKLYFEPLTLEDVMHVIDLEKPEGVIVQFGGQTAINLADGLVERGVKILGTSLEDLDRAENRNKFEKALKDLDIPQPKGKTATSVDEAIVIAEDIGYPVLVRPSYVLGGRAMEIVYKQEELLHYMKNAVKINPDHPVLIDRYLTGKEVEVDGISDGETVIIPGIMEHIERAGVHSGDSIAVYPPQNLTEKQKEVIIDYTTRLAKGLNIIGLLNIQYVISNEEVYVIEVNPRSSRTVPFLSKITNVPMANLATKVILGHSLKSQGYESGLVPEQTGVYVKVPVFSFAKLRGVDISLGPEMKSTGEVMGKDSTLEKALYKGLVASGFKIEGHGSVLLTISDKDKQEALLLAKRFHNIGFKLIATSGTAALLEQSGIPTAIVGKIGEVGTNLLDVIRNGEAQFVINTLTKGKQPERDGFRIRRESVENGVTCLTSLDTAEAILRVIESMTFSAEAMGKTEKSREVSHI
- a CDS encoding dihydroorotate dehydrogenase electron transfer subunit, with amino-acid sequence MIKKERMKVLTHKELAPSIFELTLQGELVSEMKQPGQFVQVKTTEGTEPLLRRPISISSYNSSEKQFTMIYRAEGKGTTLLSQRKQAEAVDILGPLGNGFPVHEAKKGETALLVGGGIGVPPLYQLSKMLVANGVRVIHVLGFQTKSAIFYEKEFSELGDTHIATVDGSYGTKGFVTTVIDNLEQEFATIFSCGPTPMLKALEAGYREKKLYLSLEERMGCGIGACFACVCHTGDDPTGFSYKKVCSDGPVFRAGEVVL